The following proteins are encoded in a genomic region of Hymenobacter siberiensis:
- a CDS encoding COG4705 family protein, with protein sequence MNKIAQVTLLFWITKICATTLGETAGDLLAQTMNVGYGTSSLILLGIFLVVLAGQLAMSRYIPVLYWATILATSTAGTTMSDYMDRTLGLGYATGSLILVSLLGLVLGLWWLREKSLSVTEIRTRTGEVFYWAAILVSNTLGTALGDFLADDSGLGFGGGALLIGGLLAVLVLAYYFTGISRVLLFWAAFVLTRPFGATFGDLLTKPTAKQGLGFGTEGSSLILFGLLVALVLYETLRRKPAGVAEPGGIAAR encoded by the coding sequence ATGAATAAAATCGCCCAAGTCACCCTGCTGTTCTGGATTACCAAAATCTGCGCCACCACCCTTGGCGAAACCGCCGGCGACCTGTTGGCCCAAACCATGAACGTGGGCTACGGCACCAGCTCGCTTATTCTGCTGGGTATATTCCTGGTGGTGCTGGCTGGCCAGCTGGCCATGTCCCGCTACATTCCGGTACTGTACTGGGCCACCATTCTGGCCACGAGCACGGCCGGCACCACCATGTCCGACTACATGGACCGTACCTTGGGCCTGGGCTATGCCACCGGCTCGTTGATTTTGGTGTCGCTGCTGGGGCTGGTGTTGGGCCTGTGGTGGCTGCGCGAAAAGTCGTTGTCCGTGACGGAAATCAGGACGCGCACCGGGGAGGTCTTTTACTGGGCCGCCATTCTGGTGTCGAACACGCTGGGCACGGCTCTGGGCGATTTTCTGGCCGATGATTCCGGGTTGGGCTTTGGGGGCGGTGCCTTGCTCATTGGCGGCCTGCTGGCGGTGCTGGTGCTGGCCTATTACTTCACCGGCATCTCGCGGGTGCTGCTGTTTTGGGCGGCGTTTGTGCTCACGCGGCCGTTTGGGGCCACGTTTGGCGACCTGCTCACCAAGCCCACCGCGAAGCAGGGGCTGGGCTTCGGTACCGAAGGTTCCTCGCTCATCCTGTTTGGGCTGCTGGTGGCGCTGGTGCTGTATGAAACGCTGCGCCGCAAGCCGGCGGGTGTGGCTGAGCCGGGCGGCATCGCGGCCCGTTAG
- a CDS encoding acyl-ACP desaturase: protein MQTSISTTRSEVLQQMEGFVKSNMSTFLKSVEESWQPADFLPDSRRDTFFDEVKELREKAGSLSYDLLAVLIGDTITEEALPNYEAWFYELDNINRDRNNGWAEWIRGWTAEENRHGDLLNRYLYLSGRVNMREFEVSTQFLINDAFDLGTANDPYRAFVYTSYQEQATNISHRRVGQLARTAGDDQLSKICGMIAGDENRHARVYKSFVTEIFKYDPSEMMLAFEDMMRKKIVMPAHYMREMGVEMGKTFGHFTDAAQRLGVYTSADYTDILDSLIADWDIEHLSDLTGEAEKARDYVMALPNRLRRVSDRMAVPKLEYKFKWIS from the coding sequence ATGCAAACCTCCATATCGACTACCCGCAGCGAAGTCCTGCAACAGATGGAAGGCTTCGTGAAATCGAACATGAGCACCTTCCTCAAAAGTGTGGAAGAAAGCTGGCAGCCCGCCGATTTCCTGCCTGATTCGCGCCGTGACACGTTTTTTGACGAAGTAAAGGAGCTGCGCGAAAAAGCCGGTAGCCTCAGCTACGACCTGCTGGCCGTGCTTATCGGCGACACCATCACCGAGGAAGCCCTGCCCAACTACGAAGCCTGGTTCTACGAGCTTGATAACATTAACCGCGACCGCAACAACGGCTGGGCCGAGTGGATTCGGGGCTGGACGGCCGAGGAAAACCGCCACGGCGACCTCCTCAACCGCTACCTCTACCTCAGCGGCCGCGTGAACATGCGCGAGTTTGAGGTGAGCACCCAGTTTCTCATCAACGACGCCTTCGACCTCGGCACGGCCAACGACCCGTACCGTGCCTTCGTGTACACCAGCTACCAGGAGCAGGCCACTAATATTTCGCACCGCCGCGTGGGCCAGCTGGCCCGCACCGCCGGCGACGACCAGCTCTCCAAAATCTGCGGCATGATTGCCGGCGACGAAAACCGCCACGCCCGCGTGTACAAGTCCTTTGTGACCGAGATTTTCAAGTACGACCCCTCGGAAATGATGCTGGCCTTCGAGGACATGATGCGCAAGAAAATTGTGATGCCCGCCCACTACATGCGCGAAATGGGCGTGGAGATGGGTAAAACCTTCGGCCACTTCACCGATGCCGCCCAGCGCCTGGGCGTGTACACCAGCGCCGACTACACCGATATCCTCGATTCGCTTATCGCCGACTGGGATATTGAACACCTCAGCGACCTCACTGGCGAAGCTGAAAAGGCCCGCGACTACGTGATGGCCCTGCCCAACCGCCTGCGCCGCGTGAGCGACCGCATGGCCGTGCCCAAGCTTGAGTACAAGTTCAAGTGGATTTCGTAG
- a CDS encoding vWA domain-containing protein: MVGFRFRDFVPEDQPEKGFESLFKLFMQLVTITSGDVGEALQWLNELDKQYGLTDDNYGMGNFIDDLKKKGYIDENEQAKGEFKITPKTEQGIRKSALEEIFGKLKKSSTGNHRTPHTGQGDEQSTDLREFRFGDSMESIQMTESIRNAQLNHGMESDEFMLTEGDLEVRENEHKSQTSTVLMIDISHSMILYGEDRITPAKKVAMALAELVKQKYPKDFLDVIVFGNDAWQIEIKDLPYLQVGPYHTNTVAGLELAMDLLRKRKTPNKQIFMITDGKPTCLKEAGGYYKNSFGLDRKVVNKTLNLAAAARRVKIPITTFMITSDPYLQKFVEEFTEVNQGKAYYSGLKGLGHLVFEDYKKNRRKTL, encoded by the coding sequence ATGGTTGGCTTCCGCTTCCGCGATTTTGTTCCCGAAGACCAGCCCGAAAAGGGCTTTGAGTCGTTATTTAAGCTGTTCATGCAGCTCGTTACCATCACCTCCGGCGACGTAGGCGAGGCCCTGCAATGGCTCAATGAGCTCGACAAGCAGTACGGCCTCACCGACGACAACTACGGCATGGGTAATTTCATCGATGACCTGAAGAAAAAAGGCTACATTGATGAAAATGAACAAGCTAAGGGCGAATTCAAGATTACGCCCAAAACCGAGCAGGGTATCCGTAAGAGCGCGCTGGAGGAGATTTTCGGCAAGCTCAAAAAGAGCAGTACCGGCAACCACCGCACGCCCCACACCGGGCAGGGCGACGAGCAGAGCACCGACCTGCGCGAGTTCCGCTTCGGCGATTCGATGGAGTCGATTCAGATGACCGAGTCTATCCGCAATGCCCAGCTGAACCACGGCATGGAAAGCGACGAGTTTATGCTGACCGAAGGCGACCTCGAAGTGCGCGAAAACGAGCATAAGTCCCAGACCAGCACCGTGCTGATGATTGATATCTCGCACTCGATGATTCTCTACGGCGAGGACCGCATCACGCCGGCCAAGAAGGTGGCCATGGCCCTGGCCGAGCTCGTGAAGCAGAAGTATCCCAAGGATTTTCTCGATGTAATTGTGTTCGGCAACGATGCCTGGCAGATTGAAATTAAGGACCTGCCGTACCTGCAAGTTGGGCCGTACCACACCAATACCGTGGCTGGCCTGGAGCTGGCCATGGACCTGCTCCGCAAGCGCAAAACGCCCAACAAGCAGATTTTCATGATTACCGACGGCAAGCCCACTTGCCTGAAAGAAGCCGGCGGCTATTATAAAAATAGCTTCGGCCTCGACCGCAAAGTGGTGAACAAGACCCTGAACCTGGCTGCCGCCGCCCGCCGCGTCAAAATCCCCATCACTACGTTCATGATTACCTCCGACCCGTACTTGCAGAAGTTCGTGGAGGAATTCACGGAGGTTAACCAGGGCAAGGCGTATTATTCGGGCCTGAAAGGGTTGGGCCACCTGGTGTTCGAAGACTACAAGAAAAACCGGCGCAAGACGCTGTAA
- a CDS encoding DUF4112 domain-containing protein, whose product MLPRTQPPPPFPSFDADERLRWVERVARLMDSQFQLPGTRFRFGLDPLLGLLPVVGDLSTTVVSIALLLTMARHGASGAVVVRMALNILIDTVVGGIPIIGNVFDFAYKSNERNVALLRRHYAEGRHGGSGRGLILLLLVVLVAIVGLVGWGSVLLLRWGWHQLS is encoded by the coding sequence ATGCTTCCCCGAACTCAGCCACCACCACCGTTCCCTTCCTTCGATGCCGATGAGCGCCTGCGCTGGGTCGAGCGCGTGGCTCGGCTTATGGACAGCCAGTTTCAGCTGCCGGGTACCCGCTTCCGCTTCGGGCTCGACCCGCTGTTGGGGCTGCTCCCGGTGGTCGGTGATTTGTCGACCACCGTGGTTTCCATTGCCTTGCTGCTCACCATGGCGCGGCACGGGGCCAGTGGGGCGGTAGTGGTGCGCATGGCGCTCAATATTCTCATCGATACGGTGGTGGGCGGCATTCCCATCATCGGCAACGTGTTCGACTTTGCCTACAAAAGCAACGAGCGCAACGTGGCCCTGCTGCGCCGCCACTACGCCGAGGGACGGCACGGCGGCAGCGGCCGGGGCCTGATACTGCTGTTGCTGGTGGTGCTGGTTGCCATTGTGGGGTTGGTGGGCTGGGGTAGTGTGTTGCTGCTGCGCTGGGGCTGGCACCAGCTCAGCTAA
- a CDS encoding sigma 54-interacting transcriptional regulator — protein MSHDQLPTNHSAHITTLGQLKKSGYKPRTVKAELRENLIRKLRLKEDVFPGIFGYDETVIPELQRAILAGHHINLLGLRGQAKTRIARLLINLLDEYMPVVAGSELNDDPLQPLSVFAKNLIAEHGDDTPVTWMHRNDRYTEKLATPDVSVADLIGDADPIKAATLKLPYSDERVIHFGLIPRAHRGIFVINELPDLQARIQVSLFNILQEGDIQIRGFKVRLPLDIQFVFTANPEDYTNRGSIVTPLKDRIDAQIITHYPKSIEIGKRITKQEARIKDEQKGMVTSNEVIHDLVEQVAVEARGSEFVDAKSGVSARLTISAYEQVIAGAERRALVNGEANTYVRLGDFISAVPAVTGKVELVYEGEQEGAGIVAEKLMGKAIRTLFLNYFPDPDKSKKLKNRPSPYKAIQEWFGNGHTLDLLHDASTEDYKHALDLVPGLRDIVTELHPNETPEHTYFLMEFLLHGLSEHSLISRNRLTAGAQFKDLLSSMFTMPTFGEDEDDEDDEEKPRKRR, from the coding sequence ATGTCCCACGACCAGCTTCCAACCAACCACTCCGCCCACATCACCACCCTCGGCCAGCTGAAAAAATCTGGCTACAAGCCCCGCACCGTGAAAGCCGAGCTGCGGGAAAACCTCATCCGCAAGCTCCGCCTGAAGGAGGACGTGTTTCCCGGCATTTTCGGCTACGATGAAACCGTGATTCCAGAGTTGCAGCGCGCCATTCTGGCCGGGCACCATATCAACCTGCTTGGCCTGCGCGGCCAGGCCAAAACCCGCATTGCGCGTCTGCTCATCAATTTGCTTGATGAGTACATGCCCGTGGTGGCCGGCTCTGAGCTGAACGACGACCCGCTGCAGCCGTTGTCGGTGTTCGCCAAAAATCTGATTGCCGAGCACGGCGACGACACGCCCGTGACCTGGATGCACCGCAACGACCGTTACACCGAGAAGCTGGCCACGCCCGACGTATCGGTGGCCGACCTCATCGGCGACGCCGACCCCATCAAAGCCGCCACGCTGAAACTACCTTACAGCGATGAGCGGGTGATTCACTTCGGCCTGATTCCGCGGGCGCACCGGGGCATTTTCGTGATTAACGAATTGCCCGATTTGCAGGCGCGCATTCAGGTGTCGCTGTTCAATATTCTGCAGGAGGGCGATATTCAGATTCGCGGTTTCAAGGTGCGGCTGCCGCTCGATATCCAGTTCGTGTTCACCGCCAACCCGGAGGACTACACCAACCGGGGCAGCATCGTGACGCCGCTCAAGGACCGGATTGATGCCCAGATTATCACCCACTACCCCAAGTCGATTGAAATCGGCAAGCGCATCACCAAGCAGGAAGCCCGCATTAAAGATGAGCAGAAGGGCATGGTGACCAGCAACGAGGTAATCCACGACCTCGTGGAGCAGGTGGCCGTAGAGGCCCGCGGCTCCGAGTTCGTGGACGCCAAGTCGGGCGTGTCGGCCCGCCTCACCATCTCGGCCTACGAGCAGGTGATTGCCGGGGCTGAGCGCCGCGCCTTGGTGAATGGCGAAGCCAACACCTACGTGCGCCTGGGCGACTTCATTTCGGCCGTGCCCGCCGTAACGGGTAAGGTGGAGCTGGTGTACGAAGGCGAGCAGGAGGGTGCGGGCATAGTGGCCGAGAAGCTGATGGGTAAGGCCATCCGCACGCTGTTCCTGAACTACTTCCCCGACCCCGACAAGAGCAAGAAGCTCAAGAACCGCCCCTCGCCCTACAAGGCCATTCAGGAGTGGTTCGGCAACGGTCACACGCTGGATTTGCTGCACGACGCCAGCACCGAGGACTACAAGCACGCGCTCGACCTGGTGCCCGGCCTGCGCGACATCGTGACCGAGCTGCACCCCAACGAAACGCCCGAGCACACTTATTTCCTCATGGAATTCCTGCTCCACGGCCTGAGCGAGCACAGCCTGATTTCGCGCAACCGCCTCACGGCCGGCGCGCAGTTCAAGGATTTACTGTCGTCGATGTTCACCATGCCCACCTTCGGTGAGGATGAGGACGACGAGGACGATGAGGAAAAGCCGCGCAAGCGCCGGTAA
- a CDS encoding DUF427 domain-containing protein: MKAIWNNTVVAESDNTVVVENNHYFPADSIKKEFFEDSVAQTSCPWKGRASYYSLSVNGEKNKDAAWYYPEPKDAAKEIAGRVAFWKGVKVEK; encoded by the coding sequence ATGAAAGCAATCTGGAACAACACCGTTGTGGCCGAGAGCGACAACACCGTAGTGGTCGAAAACAACCACTATTTCCCCGCCGATTCCATCAAAAAGGAGTTTTTTGAGGACAGCGTGGCCCAAACCAGCTGCCCCTGGAAAGGCCGCGCCAGCTACTACTCGCTGAGCGTGAACGGTGAGAAGAACAAAGACGCCGCCTGGTATTACCCCGAGCCGAAGGACGCCGCCAAGGAAATTGCCGGCCGCGTCGCCTTCTGGAAAGGCGTGAAAGTGGAGAAATAA